Proteins encoded by one window of Collimonas fungivorans:
- a CDS encoding ABC transporter substrate-binding protein, producing MQFKTILKTLPLMMLAAGLASAAHAADVKLGLAAALTGPAAKYGVAIKNGFSLAADEVNAAGGVNGNKLLLVIEDEQGKKEEAINVFKKLIFKDKALLVFGPTLSNSAFAADPIANAAKVVAFGTSNTADGITAMGPFTFRNSVMEADVLPVTTRAAVKHFGIKKVAIIYGNDDAFTKSGYDVFKGTLADQKIPVTTTEAYAKGDVDFKAQLTKIKASNPDAIVCSCLTEEAANIILQTRALGMKQPFIGGNGLNSPKLFDIAKGAGDDTIMGSPWSSENLTPANKAFIAAYKAKFGSDPDQFAAQAYDALHVVAAALKKIKLSGALDKDRIALQQALPAVTIDGATGKFAFRKAPPVTGKEVGYDAQQEAIVNIAKGGKFILLK from the coding sequence ATGCAATTCAAAACCATATTGAAAACACTTCCCTTGATGATGCTGGCCGCCGGCCTGGCCAGCGCAGCCCACGCAGCTGACGTCAAGCTCGGCCTGGCCGCAGCCCTGACCGGCCCGGCCGCCAAGTACGGCGTCGCCATCAAGAACGGCTTTTCGCTGGCCGCCGATGAAGTCAACGCTGCCGGCGGCGTCAACGGCAACAAGCTGCTGCTGGTGATCGAAGACGAACAAGGCAAAAAAGAAGAAGCCATCAACGTCTTCAAGAAACTGATCTTCAAGGACAAGGCCCTGCTGGTGTTCGGCCCGACCCTGTCCAACTCGGCCTTCGCCGCCGACCCTATCGCCAACGCAGCCAAAGTGGTCGCCTTCGGCACCAGCAACACCGCCGACGGCATCACCGCCATGGGCCCGTTCACCTTCCGCAACTCCGTGATGGAAGCCGACGTGCTGCCGGTCACCACGCGCGCCGCGGTCAAGCATTTCGGCATCAAGAAAGTCGCCATCATCTACGGTAACGACGACGCTTTCACCAAGAGCGGCTACGACGTCTTCAAGGGCACCCTGGCCGACCAGAAGATCCCGGTCACCACCACTGAAGCGTACGCCAAGGGCGACGTCGACTTCAAGGCGCAGCTGACCAAGATCAAGGCCTCCAATCCGGACGCCATCGTCTGCTCCTGCCTGACCGAAGAAGCCGCCAACATCATCCTGCAAACCCGCGCGCTGGGCATGAAGCAGCCATTCATCGGCGGCAACGGCCTGAATTCGCCGAAACTGTTCGACATCGCCAAGGGCGCCGGCGACGACACCATCATGGGCAGCCCATGGTCGTCGGAAAACCTGACGCCGGCTAACAAAGCCTTCATCGCCGCCTACAAGGCCAAGTTCGGCAGCGATCCTGACCAGTTCGCCGCGCAAGCCTATGACGCCCTGCACGTAGTCGCCGCCGCCCTGAAAAAGATCAAGCTGAGCGGAGCCCTCGACAAGGACCGCATCGCCCTGCAACAGGCCCTGCCGGCAGTCACCATCGACGGCGCCACCGGCAAGTTCGCCTTCCGCAAAGCGCCGCCGGTAACCGGCAAGGAAGTCGGCTACGACGCCCAGCAAGAAGCGATCGTCAACATCGCCAAAGGCGGCAAGTTCATCTTGCTGAAGTAA
- the argH gene encoding argininosuccinate lyase, with the protein MTAQLSKKGEAWSARFSEPVSDLVKRYTASVFFDKRLAEVDIQGSLAHAEMLAYQKIISADDYAAIQKGMNQIQGEIAGGKFEWLLDLEDVHLNIEKRLTELVGDAGKRLHTGRSRNDQVATDIRLYLRGAIDDISGLLRDLRLALLDLAEQHADTILPGFTHMQVAQPITFGHHVLAYIEMFGRDAERMLDCRKRVNRLPLGAAALAGTTFPIDRERVAKTLGFDDVCRNSLDAVSDRDFAIEFCAAAALVMTHVSRMSEELVIWMSPRIGFIDIADRFCTGSSIMPQKKNPDVPELARGKTGRVNGHLIALLTLMKGQPLAYNKDNQEDKEPLFDTVDTITDTLRIFADMARGITVKPEAMRAAALQGYATATDLADYLVKKGLPFRDAHEAVAHAVRSCVDQACDLSDLSLEQLRAFSPLIDDDIFAVLTLEGSVAARDHIGGTAPRQVRLAIQHLRQQLG; encoded by the coding sequence ATGACAGCACAACTCTCCAAAAAAGGCGAAGCCTGGTCGGCTCGTTTCTCCGAACCGGTCTCCGATCTGGTCAAACGCTACACTGCCTCGGTATTTTTCGACAAGCGCCTGGCCGAAGTCGATATCCAGGGCTCGCTGGCGCATGCGGAGATGCTGGCATATCAAAAAATCATCAGCGCCGACGACTACGCGGCGATCCAGAAGGGCATGAACCAGATCCAGGGTGAAATCGCCGGCGGCAAGTTCGAATGGCTGCTGGACCTGGAAGATGTCCACCTGAATATTGAAAAACGCCTGACCGAACTGGTCGGCGACGCCGGCAAACGCCTGCATACCGGCCGTTCGCGCAATGACCAGGTCGCCACCGACATCCGCCTCTACCTGCGCGGCGCCATCGACGACATCAGCGGCTTGCTGCGCGACCTGCGCCTGGCCCTGCTGGACCTGGCGGAACAGCACGCCGACACCATCCTGCCCGGTTTCACCCACATGCAGGTAGCCCAGCCGATCACTTTCGGCCATCACGTGCTGGCGTACATCGAAATGTTCGGCCGCGACGCCGAGCGCATGCTGGATTGCCGCAAGCGCGTCAACCGCCTGCCGCTGGGCGCTGCCGCGCTGGCCGGCACCACCTTCCCGATCGACCGCGAACGCGTGGCGAAAACGCTAGGCTTCGACGACGTCTGCCGCAATTCGCTGGATGCCGTTTCGGACCGCGATTTCGCCATCGAATTTTGCGCCGCCGCGGCATTGGTGATGACCCACGTCTCGCGCATGTCGGAAGAACTGGTGATCTGGATGAGCCCGCGCATCGGCTTCATCGATATCGCCGACCGTTTCTGCACCGGCTCATCGATCATGCCGCAAAAGAAAAATCCCGATGTGCCGGAACTGGCGCGCGGCAAGACCGGCCGCGTCAATGGCCACCTGATCGCTCTGCTGACCTTGATGAAAGGCCAGCCGCTGGCCTACAACAAGGACAACCAGGAAGACAAGGAACCGTTGTTCGACACCGTCGATACAATTACCGACACGCTGCGCATCTTCGCCGACATGGCGCGCGGCATCACGGTCAAGCCGGAAGCAATGCGCGCCGCTGCGTTGCAAGGCTATGCTACCGCGACCGACCTGGCCGACTACCTGGTCAAGAAGGGCCTGCCTTTCCGCGACGCCCACGAAGCCGTGGCGCATGCGGTGCGCAGCTGCGTCGACCAGGCTTGCGACCTGAGCGATCTGTCGCTAGAGCAGTTGCGCGCCTTCTCGCCGCTGATCGACGACGATATCTTTGCAGTGCTGACGCTGGAAGGCTCAGTGGCGGCGCGCGACCATATCGGCGGCACCGCACCGCGCCAGGTGCGGCTGGCGATCCAGCATTTGCGCCAGCAGTTAGGTTGA
- a CDS encoding sensor histidine kinase gives MEARLQALQARIRPHFLFNSLNAVLSLIRNEPRRAEAALEDLADLIRVLMRDGRAMTTLEKEIRLCRQYLSIEKIRLGERLKVQWERAGISDEVIFRAQIPTLLLQPLIENAVHYGVEPSTEPALIRIQLSHTLERIEIVITNPYNPYSGKGVAALPEGNQMALENIRERLALLYDVEGQLTTATSLGQFEVRASFPYVKSKVEAALAKPQGSR, from the coding sequence GTGGAAGCCCGCCTGCAAGCCTTGCAGGCGCGGATCCGGCCGCATTTCCTGTTCAACAGCCTGAACGCGGTGCTGTCGCTGATCCGGAACGAACCACGCCGGGCCGAGGCGGCGCTGGAAGACCTGGCCGACCTGATCCGGGTCCTGATGCGCGACGGCCGCGCCATGACTACGCTGGAAAAGGAAATCCGCCTGTGCCGGCAATACCTGTCGATAGAAAAAATCCGCCTGGGCGAACGCCTGAAAGTGCAATGGGAGCGGGCTGGCATCAGCGACGAGGTGATTTTCCGGGCGCAGATTCCCACCTTGCTGCTGCAGCCTTTGATAGAAAACGCCGTCCATTATGGCGTCGAACCGAGCACCGAACCGGCCCTGATCCGTATCCAGTTAAGCCATACGCTGGAACGGATTGAAATCGTCATCACCAATCCTTACAATCCGTATAGCGGCAAGGGCGTTGCGGCGCTGCCGGAAGGTAACCAGATGGCGCTGGAAAATATCCGCGAACGGCTGGCGCTGCTGTACGATGTCGAAGGACAACTGACCACCGCCACCAGCCTCGGCCAGTTCGAAGTGCGCGCCAGTTTTCCCTATGTAAAAAGCAAAGTCGAGGCGGCCCTGGCCAAGCCGCAGGGAAGCAGATAA
- a CDS encoding response regulator transcription factor, which translates to MTRTILDDHLTLSADPPPRPLASRPVVLIVDDMPDNLALLSDALDESGHIVLVATDGASAIQRLGYITPDLILLDAVMPGLDGFETCRRIKLLASAAHVPVVFMTGLTETEHVVRGFQVGGIDYVTKPIQPLEIVARVAAHIKTARMMSQARDVIDAAAHAVIVLGIDGAPLWQTGKASFWLEKYFPRSDQRKLPPQLQFWLNENLVLLRQTQQPLQPLVISGDDGELTINLSKNTQSAELTLLLEEKSLVLPNAVQLEDYRLTPRETDVLAWVSKGKTNRDIAEILGMSPRTVNKHLEHIYIKLGVETRAAAAALAISRQYGTPATLQ; encoded by the coding sequence ATGACAAGGACTATCTTGGACGACCATCTCACTCTCTCCGCCGATCCGCCGCCAAGGCCGCTAGCCAGCCGCCCGGTGGTGCTGATCGTGGACGACATGCCGGACAACCTGGCGCTGCTGTCGGATGCGCTGGACGAGAGCGGCCATATCGTGCTGGTCGCGACCGACGGCGCCAGCGCCATCCAGCGGCTGGGCTACATCACGCCCGACCTGATCCTGCTGGATGCCGTCATGCCGGGGCTGGACGGCTTTGAAACCTGCCGCCGCATCAAGCTGCTGGCCAGCGCCGCCCACGTGCCGGTAGTGTTCATGACCGGCCTCACCGAGACCGAGCATGTGGTGCGCGGCTTCCAGGTCGGCGGCATAGACTATGTCACCAAGCCGATCCAGCCGCTGGAAATCGTCGCCCGCGTCGCCGCCCATATCAAGACGGCGCGCATGATGTCGCAGGCCAGGGATGTAATCGACGCCGCGGCCCATGCCGTGATCGTGCTCGGCATCGATGGCGCGCCTTTATGGCAAACCGGCAAGGCCTCGTTCTGGCTGGAAAAATACTTCCCGCGCAGCGACCAGCGCAAGCTGCCGCCGCAGCTGCAGTTCTGGCTGAATGAAAACCTGGTGTTGCTGCGGCAGACGCAGCAGCCGCTGCAGCCGCTGGTGATCAGCGGCGATGACGGCGAACTGACCATCAATCTTTCCAAAAACACCCAGAGCGCCGAGCTGACTCTGCTGCTGGAAGAAAAATCCCTGGTGTTGCCGAATGCGGTCCAGCTTGAAGATTATCGGCTGACGCCGCGCGAAACCGATGTCCTGGCCTGGGTCTCCAAAGGCAAGACCAACCGCGACATCGCCGAGATTCTTGGCATGAGCCCGCGCACGGTGAACAAGCACCTGGAACACATCTATATCAAGCTGGGTGTGGAGACGCGCGCCGCCGCCGCGGCGCTGGCGATCAGCCGCCAGTATGGCACGCCTGCCACCCTGCAGTAA
- a CDS encoding LytR/AlgR family response regulator transcription factor, translating to MIPRIYIVDDEAPARARLSTLLSDIVAECPHYLVGEAGHAQAALEGIRATAPDLVLLDVQMPGMSGLQLAEQLLANANSGLAEPPLIIFVTAYDDYALSAFDVQAFDYLVKPVRATRLAQAIGRASRMRQQAQAASATGPGAVAVSALPRQHFAVQERGRMSLVPMAEVLYLKAELKYVTLRTRTKEYLIEDSLVSIEEELALHFVRVHRNALVARNAISGVERVMQAADKDSEGDGEKPQEIWQVILRDIDHCDHRLPISRRQLAEIKALVR from the coding sequence ATGATCCCTCGCATCTATATCGTTGACGATGAAGCGCCGGCGCGCGCCAGGCTGAGTACGCTGCTGTCCGACATCGTGGCCGAATGCCCGCACTACCTGGTGGGCGAAGCCGGCCATGCGCAGGCGGCGCTGGAAGGCATTCGCGCCACCGCGCCAGACCTGGTCTTGCTGGATGTGCAGATGCCTGGCATGAGCGGCTTGCAGCTGGCCGAGCAGCTGCTGGCCAACGCCAATAGCGGCCTGGCCGAACCGCCCCTGATCATTTTCGTGACTGCCTACGACGACTATGCGCTGAGCGCTTTCGATGTCCAGGCTTTCGACTACCTGGTCAAGCCGGTGCGCGCCACCCGGCTGGCGCAAGCCATCGGCCGCGCCAGCCGCATGCGCCAGCAAGCGCAGGCAGCTTCGGCAACCGGCCCCGGAGCGGTCGCCGTCAGCGCTCTGCCGCGCCAGCATTTCGCGGTGCAGGAGCGCGGCCGCATGTCGCTGGTGCCGATGGCCGAAGTGCTGTACCTGAAGGCGGAACTGAAATACGTCACCTTGCGCACCAGGACCAAGGAATACCTGATCGAAGATTCGCTGGTCTCGATTGAAGAAGAACTGGCGCTCCACTTTGTGCGCGTGCATCGCAATGCGCTGGTGGCGCGCAACGCCATCAGCGGCGTCGAACGTGTCATGCAGGCAGCGGACAAGGACAGCGAGGGCGATGGCGAAAAACCGCAGGAAATCTGGCAAGTCATCTTGCGCGATATCGATCATTGCGATCACCGCCTGCCGATTTCCCGGCGTCAGCTGGCCGAAATCAAGGCGTTGGTCCGCTAG